From one Tautonia marina genomic stretch:
- a CDS encoding ComEA family DNA-binding protein codes for MPPTRPLWGWGVWHRGVLAALVGLPASLLGLLSPKTEPTPDQLPPSSMVVELNSAPPMALLALPGLGPTRVDRILSAREEVPIKSLDDLAHRVKGIGPATIEGIRPFVRVGIPSRDDRAIPASP; via the coding sequence ATGCCACCAACTCGGCCGCTCTGGGGATGGGGGGTGTGGCATCGAGGCGTCCTCGCCGCCCTGGTCGGATTGCCGGCGAGCCTGCTCGGGCTCCTTTCCCCGAAGACTGAGCCAACCCCCGACCAGTTGCCTCCGTCGTCGATGGTTGTCGAACTCAATTCCGCCCCGCCGATGGCCTTGCTCGCCTTGCCGGGCCTCGGGCCGACTCGCGTCGATCGAATTCTCTCGGCTCGCGAGGAAGTGCCGATCAAGTCGCTCGACGACCTCGCCCATCGGGTCAAGGGGATCGGCCCGGCAACCATCGAAGGAATCCGCCCCTTCGTTCGAGTCGGCATCCCCTCGCGTGACGACCGAGCGATACCGGCGTCACCTTGA
- a CDS encoding PIG-L deacetylase family protein, protein MTSIARRLALLSMILVLPWSHVVFAQDEATDADRPLRIIVFGAHPDDCELKAGGTAARWAKLGHKVKFVSTTNGDIGHHEMAGGALAQRRTAEVERCAEILGIETEVLDIHDGELMPTLENRRTITRLIREWEADLVISHRPNDYHPDHRYTGILVQDAAFMVIVPYFCPDVPALRKNPVFMYSEDGFQKPNPFTPDVVVPIDEVLDQKVAAIDALGSQFYEWNPWLFGYLDEVPESPEGRLEWTRERALRRWGGVADRFREELADWVGADAAEKVKVAEAFEICEYGSQPSKEELAKLFPFFGEQK, encoded by the coding sequence ATGACTTCAATTGCTCGTCGCCTTGCTCTGCTTTCGATGATCCTCGTGCTGCCATGGTCCCATGTGGTCTTTGCCCAGGACGAGGCCACCGACGCCGATCGACCGCTCCGGATTATCGTCTTCGGCGCGCACCCGGACGATTGCGAACTGAAGGCGGGAGGCACCGCCGCCCGATGGGCCAAGCTCGGCCATAAGGTCAAGTTCGTCAGTACCACCAACGGCGACATTGGCCATCATGAAATGGCCGGTGGTGCGCTCGCCCAGCGCCGCACCGCCGAGGTCGAACGATGTGCCGAAATCCTCGGAATCGAAACCGAAGTGCTCGACATCCATGATGGCGAGCTGATGCCGACGCTCGAAAACCGCCGGACCATCACCCGATTGATCCGAGAATGGGAGGCCGACCTCGTCATCTCTCACCGACCCAACGATTACCACCCCGACCACCGCTATACCGGCATCCTCGTGCAGGACGCGGCCTTCATGGTCATCGTTCCTTACTTCTGCCCCGATGTGCCGGCCCTTCGGAAGAATCCAGTCTTCATGTACTCCGAAGACGGTTTCCAGAAGCCGAACCCGTTTACACCCGATGTCGTCGTGCCCATCGATGAGGTGCTCGACCAGAAGGTCGCCGCCATCGACGCCCTCGGCTCGCAATTTTACGAGTGGAACCCCTGGCTGTTCGGCTACCTGGACGAGGTGCCTGAGTCGCCCGAAGGTCGGCTCGAATGGACTCGCGAACGAGCGCTCCGGCGCTGGGGAGGCGTGGCCGATCGGTTCCGCGAGGAACTGGCCGATTGGGTCGGTGCCGATGCCGCCGAAAAGGTGAAGGTGGCCGAAGCCTTTGAGATCTGTGAGTACGGCTCTCAACCCTCAAAAGAGGAACTGGCCAAGCTCTTCCCCTTCTTCGGTGAGCAGAAGTAA